ACATTAGGAGTTCTGCTTCGAGACCTGAAGAAGCAGGTTTCTCCATCTGCTCAGCTCGTTGGTGCTGATATTGTAGAGGCCTTTCTACCCGATTCCGAAAGGGGAATTAACTTTGAGGTTTATGACCTTTGCGAATTTCCTGGAGACCGACTTGTCGGAGTATTTGACTTGACACACATGAGGTACAGCATCCTTGGGGCTGCCAAGGTAGGCTACCAGAAAGCCATTGATCATCTTGCCTGTAAGTACGCAAGAGTTCATTTatacctttttacttttcTTGGCCACCCTACTGACTCCAGACAGCGACGGTTGCCCCTGGAGGTTGGCTTCAGGTCCACGAGCTTGACTTTGATCTAACAGATCGGCCCAACGTAGGTCCAGCATGGAGAGATGTGAGCAACCTTATCGCGGCCATGTTCGATGGTATGGGTATGGAATCCGATTGTATTCGCAAACTGCCGGGCGCATTCGAGGCAGCAGGACTTGAGAACGTGACTGTCCACTCAGTAGATCTACCCATGGGGAAGCTGCTGGGTGACGATGAGGCAGCCGAGTTATCGTGGCAGCCTTTCGTGATTACCATCCCAAGACTCATTGAGGGTGCAAAAGGTGAGTCTCAGCTTCTGAATTGTATGAGAATTTGACTGACAGTAACAAGCCCTTGGTGTCCAGCTACCTGACTCTATGCATGACAACTTGGCCGCGAGGTTTGAGAAAGAAGTCAAGGAAGAGGGTGCCATATTTCGAGCGTTGGTCACTATTGGGCAAAAGCCAGCGTGAGTTATACTAGGTGAAATATTCCTAGGATTGTCTATGGTCCTTCGACTTGGTATCTGACCAAAGCATGGATCCAGCTGCCGAGCTGTCAGCACGCAGTTACCCCAGCTTTGCAACTAGTGTCAATTACAAAGACTTTGTCATGGTTATTAAGGTAGAGCGGAGTCTCCACCAAGCAAAATAAAGGTTGACAGTCACCCCGACGATCGTGTTGCCAAGATGTTACCAAAGACCAAATACCTCAATCCAACGTGAGGGGACCTGTAATTTTAGCGGCCCGAACAGCCGACGGCTAAATCCTGCTGAGCAGTGCCAATTCAACAAAACCCAGCATTTGTCCCAATTACGAGAAACCTCTtcattattattattataaatctgTTGAAAAACTCAGACAATATGGCCGAATCAAATTTTGTAGATGTTGAAGCTCTGTTGAGCAACTTGACGCTGGATGAGAAGGTGGAGCTTCTGGCGGGCCAGGGATCGTTTCGCATGACGGGTCTTGAGAAGCATGGAATTCCTGCGCTTATTGTAAGTCTGAGATGCCAaacaggaaaagaaagaggaagctgACAGGACAGACTTCAGATGGCCCTCATGGAATTCGAGGACGGCGGTCGTTCACTCGTGTGAGCACCCCCTCAATGTCTGGGTAGCATGAACTAACAGACCGCTAGATGCCGAGTCCAATGCTACCATCGGCTACAGGAATGGGCGCTACCTTCAACACTGACCTCATCCACAAGATCGGGAGCCTGCTTGGtgaagaagccaaggttCGCGGTGTTCACGTCCTGCTAGCACCGACACTTTGCCTGCAACGCTCGCCCTTGATCGGTCGTGGCTTCGAAGCTTTTGGCGAAGACCCTTTTCTCAGCGGGACCTTGGGAGCGCATTACATCAACGGTGTTCAAGAGCAGGGCGTCGCAACAAGCGTCAAGCACTATGCAGCTCACGACCAGTCTGACAACAGTATTGAGGACAACGTGGTTATGACCGAGCGCACCCTCCGAGAAGTTCACATGCTACCCTTCCAGCTCGCCCTTCGAGGATCAGACCCCTGGACGATCATGACGTCCTATAACAAGATCAACGGAATTCATGTAAGTGAGGATCCTCTACTGATGAAGGAGATCCTGCGTGAAGAATGGGGGTTCAAGGGACTTGTTATGAGTGATTGGTTCGGCACATACAGCACATCCGAAGCGATCAATGCTGGCTTGGACCTCGAAATGCCTGGACCAACAGACTGGAGAGGAAAGCGCCTCAGCATTGCTGTCAACTCTCGAAAGGTGTCCAAAGCAACAGTCGATACGGCCGTCGAGAACGTCCTGAATCTTGTAAATAAGTGCAAGGCGGGCGAGAAATCAGGAAAGGCCCCTCAATCGGATACGCCAGAACAACGCGCTCTGATCCGACAGCTGGTGGCTGAGTCAGTAGTGCTACTGAAGAACGACAAGCAAAGACTACCGATCAAGAACCCGAAGGAGCTGAAGTTCGGACTGATTGGAGATCATGTCAAGAATCCTGCTCTTTGCGGTGGTGGAAGTGCCGAAGTCGAGCCTTACTATGGCATTACCCCATATGAGGCGATCAAAGAAGTTGTAGGAGAGGAGAATATCACATATACTCCAGGTTGCAATTGCAAGTCACGCATTATGCCACCGTCGCTACATACGTGCTAACACTACAAACAGCTTTCCGATTTAGCCCCCTCATTAAGGGTCATACACCCCCAGATTCAGATTCCGAGGGCTGGTCTGTCGAGATCTTTGGAGATGACCCGCAAGAGAACCCCAATTCCAAGGTTCTTGTCTCAACTACAGCGGAGAAGCAGCTGGTCGATGTTCCAGAGAGCTACCACGCGACACTCCCAACCAAATTTTATGCCAGAGCGAAAGCCAAGTACACTATTCACGAGTCGGGAAAACTCAAGTTTGGCTTTAGCACTTCTGGAAAGGGAAAGCTCATCATTAACGGCAAGGAGGCTATCGATCTGTGGACAAGCCAGCCTCCAAAAACTGACTCAACACCTTGCTTCAACCGTCTGTCCATGGAGAGGTTCTATGAGGGCGAATTCGCGAAGGGCCAGGTACTTGACCTCGAGGTGCTCCAAGTAAATGAGAGCCTCTCGGGCGGCGTTGGCACTGCACAAACGCTCGCTGGTCGCGTTGGAGTTTTTGAGCTCTACGACGAAGACCAGGGTATCAAGGATGCCGTGGAACTCGCCAAGAAGGTTGATGTTCCCATCGTTATCACTGGCTTATCGTCAGATTTTGAGTATGAGGGCAGCGACAGGAAACACTTGAGACTTCCCGGTCGCGTGGACGAATTGATAACGGCTGTTTTGGAGGCCAATCCCGACGCTGTAAGCTGACCTTTCTTTAGCCGAAGCGCTTAGACTGACGCGTTCCAGATTATCATTACGCAATCAGGACTGCCAATCGAGATGCCTTGGGAGTCTCAAGCCCCGACTCTTCTTCACGCCTGGTTTGGCGGCCAAGAGACAGGCCATGGCATGGCTGATGTTCTTTTCGGCAAGGTCAATCCCTCTGGAAGGCTCTCACTAACATTCCCCAAATCCGTCAAGCATACGCCAGCGTATCTCACCTTCTCCAAGGCGGACTACGACATTGTGTATGGCGAAGGTGTCTTTATCGGTCATCGATACTACGAGATGGTTGATCGAGAGCCACTCTTCTACTTCGGTCACGGTCTTTCATACTCGAAATTCGAGTACTCAAATCTCACTGTCCCCAAGGAGTTTACACCAGCGGCTGATCACCGAATGCGCGTTACGGtcgacatcaccaacaaggGCGCTTTTGCAGGTGCTGAAGTTGTTCAGCTCTACATCCACCACGCGGACAGTTCTCTTCAACGGCCAGTCAGAGAGTTGAAGGCATTTACCAAGGTCACTGTGAATGTCGACGAGGCCAAGACCGCTGAACTTACTCTTGATAAGTATTCACTGTCATTTTGGTGCCAGGAGGCATCGAAGTGGAAGGCTGAAGCCGGAAAGTACACCGTGATACTTGCCTCCAGCTCAAATCCCAAGGATGAGATTGCACGCGCGGACTTTATCTTGCCCAAGACTTTCTTCTGGAAGGGTCTTTAGATATTTTGGGTACACACCCATGCGATAGCCTGTCATGGGTAGTAGGCCTTCATTGATCACTCAGTTTCcatgcttttctttttcagtGATGTTGCTCGACAAGACTCTATTATGATCAAAGGAAACTCCATTTTATTCTACCTAGGACTGTACAGAACCTCCGTTGTTGAAATAATCTCGATGCCATCAGCTTTACCGTTTCTGTGGCAGTAGGAGTTGCTTCTACGAGAACCAGCAACACCAGAACCTACTCCTGGCGCAGTCACCAAGACTTGGTGATTGCCATTGTCGAAGCTTTGCTGTGGCTTGGGCCAGAGTGTagcttcatcgtcatcggtAACCTTTCTGCCTGACTCGGAGTCATCTCCAGATTGGAGTTCGATGGCATCAGCTTGCTTGCGACTTAACTGCCTTCGGCTCTTGATGGCATTGGATCCGCCTGTTGCTCCAGAGGGTCCACCGTAGCTGGCGCCGTGACTGCTGAAGATGTTGGGTAGGATCTGCTTGAAGAATGGTTTGAGAGAGCTGGCAGATGCACATATGACACAACCAGTCAACTCAGCGTACATCCAGCAGAGTTCGTATGCGAGGCCCCAGGTGTAGTTGGGGCTGCTGAATAGCTTGACAGTAAGAACACAATTGTAGACGGCTACGATGATGACACTTGAGATGTCAGTATGTCAATCAAGTGATACAGGGAAGGTTACTCACAAGCCACCAGTAGtgaacagaaacagaagtgACATCTTCTGTCGACGAGGAATCTGTAGCGGGATGACAATCCGCAACGGCAGCAGCAAAATTACCAGATCCATGACTACGTTGGCAACCGatgcagccaagaagaagccgaaCTTGTCCACACATTTGCCCGTGGCTTGAGCGGCAAGGTCCCACGAGGCCTTGATGGGCTGGCAGCCAAAAAGACTAATCATAGCGTAGATGAGGGCATAAAGACCAAAGAGGCTGATCAGGACATAGATAACGATGCGAAAGGTTCGTTCGGGTGATAGGCGGAggtagaagaagagaagagagatttTAGCGAGATCGGAGGACAGCATGTAGAAGATGTTGACGGGGATAGTCCACTACAAGACGTCAGTCATCTCGGAGATCAATATGTGAATTCGAAAACGTACTTTGAGCAATGATTCGTATTGCGATTGAGTCACCTGCCAGAAGTTGGTAGCACAGCCTCCCTGGGCAACCACTGTCTTTGTGAGTATGTATGTGTTGATAGGAATGGGAGACTTACTGCCCATGGTGCATGCATAAAAGACCCAACATGCTATAAGTGAAGCGCCAGTGAGGACTGAGTATGAGGTTAGCTG
This DNA window, taken from Fusarium fujikuroi IMI 58289 draft genome, chromosome FFUJ_chr11, encodes the following:
- a CDS encoding related to beta-glucosidase — its product is MAESNFVDVEALLSNLTLDEKVELLAGQGSFRMTGLEKHGIPALITSDGPHGIRGRRSFTRMPSPMLPSATGMGATFNTDLIHKIGSLLGEEAKVRGVHVLLAPTLCLQRSPLIGRGFEAFGEDPFLSGTLGAHYINGVQEQGVATSVKHYAAHDQSDNSIEDNVVMTERTLREVHMLPFQLALRGSDPWTIMTSYNKINGIHVSEDPLLMKEILREEWGFKGLVMSDWFGTYSTSEAINAGLDLEMPGPTDWRGKRLSIAVNSRKVSKATVDTAVENVLNLVNKCKAGEKSGKAPQSDTPEQRALIRQLVAESVVLLKNDKQRLPIKNPKELKFGLIGDHVKNPALCGGGSAEVEPYYGITPYEAIKEVVGEENITYTPAFRFSPLIKGHTPPDSDSEGWSVEIFGDDPQENPNSKVLVSTTAEKQLVDVPESYHATLPTKFYARAKAKYTIHESGKLKFGFSTSGKGKLIINGKEAIDLWTSQPPKTDSTPCFNRLSMERFYEGEFAKGQVLDLEVLQVNESLSGGVGTAQTLAGRVGVFELYDEDQGIKDAVELAKKVDVPIVITGLSSDFEYEGSDRKHLRLPGRVDELITAVLEANPDAIIITQSGLPIEMPWESQAPTLLHAWFGGQETGHGMADVLFGKVNPSGRLSLTFPKSVKHTPAYLTFSKADYDIVYGEGVFIGHRYYEMVDREPLFYFGHGLSYSKFEYSNLTVPKEFTPAADHRMRVTVDITNKGAFAGAEVVQLYIHHADSSLQRPVRELKAFTKVTVNVDEAKTAELTLDKYSLSFWCQEASKWKAEAGKYTVILASSSNPKDEIARADFILPKTFFWKGL
- a CDS encoding related to L-fucose permease encodes the protein MAEELYMMEPPKGQDRWEAGSAATIQITLGACLFTLGTVVYGLRILTRVRLLKNPLRLDDFLTGASLIACWVFYACTMGMVAQGGCATNFWQVTQSQYESLLKWTIPVNIFYMLSSDLAKISLLFFYLRLSPERTFRIVIYVLISLFGLYALIYAMISLFGCQPIKASWDLAAQATGKCVDKFGFFLAASVANVVMDLVILLLPLRIVIPLQIPRRQKMSLLFLFTTGGFVIIVAVYNCVLTVKLFSSPNYTWGLAYELCWMYAELTGCVICASASSLKPFFKQILPNIFSSHGASYGGPSGATGGSNAIKSRRQLSRKQADAIELQSGDDSESGRKVTDDDEATLWPKPQQSFDNGNHQVLVTAPGVGSGVAGSRRSNSYCHRNGKADGIEIISTTEVLYSPR